In Plectropomus leopardus isolate mb chromosome 17, YSFRI_Pleo_2.0, whole genome shotgun sequence, the DNA window AACGATTTACTTTTACATGGTAAACTCACTCACTTCCACTCAATAAGAATGATTCGGGACAAATTGAAATGTTTAttgtctcgtctcgtctcgtctcgtctcgtcttgcattgtattttattttattttattttattgttgctaGCAGAGAAGAAATATGAGTTCTTCACAAACTTCAAGTTTTGACCAAAGTATTTCTTGTTCTCAGCAGGAAAAATAAACCCTTCCTGCTTGGGTTATGTGTCTTTGATATTTGAATGGCTGAATTGTTGACTTGTCTGGACGAAtacaatgtgtttgtttcttttcccgCAGAGACAGCGTGTCCGTGCAACTTCCAATAAGTTTCatagttattaaaataaatccGGCCAGACAAAAACATCTGAGCACAATCGGAAACGGTTTCCTCCCCTCAATCAGCGACtgttaatgtttatgtttatgtttatgttaatgtgtttaCTGTTAATTGCCGGTACAATACGCCCCCTAGAGGCCTCATGGGATATTaccattaaacaaaaaataaatataaggcTTCTAGACATTACACCACGTTAATTataccatttatttatttaaatatgctttaaccctttatcggtcacactaagaaatgcctataatatatatatattttagaccacaaaatacatcaatttattgtttttttttctctctcagtgtaAAGCATTGTAAGAAGtgcaaaagacattttaatgtaatagaaatctgaaaatcaaAGTAACCTCATACAATAAATGTACacaataatttagaaaaaaattaaaacaaagagagaaaaaaaaaataataaaattaaaaaactgtttaaagtgtatggttaaaaaaagttttcaatgttatataataaaaatctgaaaatagaTTTCacctcataaaataaacaaaaaaaacccccaagtTTTTAGAATAGTCATTTGATCATTTATTCCACCACCACGAGGAGCTGACCCCAAGTCCACCACCAGTGATGAAAGGAAAGCTACAtgcacatttagaaaatatttagaaaaagctCTCCATCTAGAggacaaaaagtaaaactaaaaaactaaaactttatCGTGGGTGCTATTCTCTGCCTGAGCTCAGCCTCTCAGGCGATGTTCCTCTCTGTGCTTCcagcaaaataataatagtaaaccGTGATAAATagtaatgaaatatttaatatagCAGATGGTTAAGTTCAGGCTTTAACTCATTAGTGTTAGAATGCCTGCCAGTCATACTGAACGGCAGGTTTACAAGGCAAGACTTGCAATCAGCGAGCAAGGAAATACTGCCTGGAAGGTTTTACTCAGGGCAgaaatatgttcaaatatttcCCACCTCAGATTTGCAGTTTGTCACACATTCCTATTTGGGTTTGAAGCGGAGAGCTTTGAGGATATGACAGCCGAATCACATAAAATTAATACAGACGACTGAGACACAATCAACCGAATTTCCTCTACAGATGAAGAATAAAATCTCTCCATGGGGATGTGAGTTGTTCATGTTAAGTGCACAAATTATTGCCATTTACTCTAAAATTATGTATAAGGATGGCCGCAAGGACAGTTGTATATCTGAATATTCACTTGAGTTGTGATTTGGGGGACTTTTTTGAATGCCTTTTGcatgttgttattgtaattcaattgttacaacatctattgcacgtctgtccgtcgtGGAAGAGGGATCTCTCATCATCCTATGCCACTCTTCATGGGGTTTATTATTGGGgttttctttttggggagtttttccttgggtgatgtgagggtctaagggcagaggggtgttgtatgttgtaaagctctctgaggcaaaccctgttttgtgataatgggctttataaataaaactgacttgacttgagttGACTTACAAAAATGCGGTCGACAATTTGGGAATGTTAAGGTGTGGCAACAGCAAGAATGTGGTGATTGTTTGAAAGTGTATGTTATCTTGAACATTGCCTCAAAACCTGTTTAAACCTATGTGAGACAGTGTGAAATCTACTGACGGAAATGTTTTAGTCCAAATACTGTAATAGTGACTTCAGTTCCCTATATTCTATTTCCCCAAATGTAACCTCTGACAGAACTGAAACTTAAAAGGAGAAGTACcggagattttgtttttcatttattagaAATTACGTATTACATACTTATAAGTACTTTACAAAACTAGAGACCTGTTCAAGCATTTCATATGTTCTGAGtgtggggaaaagaaaaagctatGGATTATCTTATCAGGACAATTTGGCGGTATCGCAGAATACCAGGGTATTTGGAAATCCTAAAATatatctaacttggtgaattattGATTGCttttgaccaaactggagctggtaaATTCTTACAACAGTGGACTTCCTTACTAGATTACTAGTAAGGGTAACCAAGATAGTTTgggtgagttttgttttgtttctgcttaaataaatgaagtttgttttatgatgagttaacgaGGCAGTTAAGTCTTCTGTgaacaaaagtgaaagttgaattcaaaaggtttATAATTGTATTTCTGCGTATAGTATGAAAAATGGGTGTGacaatattacttttcttaacagtttgggggtttctattgtgtatttattagccTGAAAAGACTGGGGGGAGTAGTTCCGCACACTTATACCATCATTATGTGTATGCCCCgctgaaatttcaggaaggaaTGAAggtgtgaaatattacataacCCCCAATGCCTGGAGCAATGCCTGCTTATATCGAGAACCCCAGGAATAAGTcttaaaacccagaaataagTTAACATTTTAGCACTCCCGGTTTCCTTGTCTTGAACTCAGTAGGTTTTTAggtgggtttttggttagaagcctgaaataaggtctgtgtttaacacaaacataagagactttcatgtttggtcctacaacataaaaaacaccagTAAATATACCActcacaaactttgaagcttctatgtgtcttaaaaaggtggttgctgAACACCGCTTTACGACCTTGTTTTGGTAAGGATATTAAGTCATGTGATCATGGTGTCGTTTGTTAATTGCCTTACATTAGGTTTTGTCTTGTGCTGATTGAAGTTAGGCTTCAAAAGTCATACAagatgtgttcatttgtgaagattaccttgctgaacaaaacatataagtatcataaacaGAAGGAGGGAACCAGGACAATGCCGAATTCAGTGTCGGCTTATAGAAAAACATACTTTCTGGAGCACTCTATGCAGATTATATGTAAATTGCACTCTCCTCACACCCTGCCCCTCCTCTCCACCCCAAAATGATGACGGAAAGTTGAGACTGAAAACCACTGTCACTTCTTTGGCTGAAGCTAAGAGAGGAAAGTCTTAATCTTCACTTCACCCTACAATAACAATCAGCAGGTCCAATCCCTGCAAGTCCTTCATAGCGTACCTTTGGCCTTCCAGTGTGAAACATGACCTTTGCAAACATCCTTTGTTTTACCAGGAACCAATGATGGCAGCAGTTACACAGCTGCTTTTGGATACACTGGATGATCTGGGAGAGGATGAACTTAAAACTTTCAAGTGGGTCCTACAGCATGCTGATATCCTGGAGGATTTCCCTGCCATCCCAAAGAGCCGTGTGGAAAAGGCTGACAAGCTGGACACACTGGACCTGATAGTGCAGACCTACAATGACCAGTCTGTGGAGGTGACCAAAAAGGTGCTGACAAAGATCAACAGGTATGATCTGGTGCAGAGTTTGTCCCACATCAGTTCGGGACCCAAACGTAAGTCATCACATCTACTATgtcaaaaatgaaagttttggCTTGTACAATATGAATCTTTTATGTCTCTCAGAGATTTTGCAGGACGTTGGAGGAATTTCAGGAAGCAGTGAAGCATCTTATGcttctccccctccccctcctatCCACGGCAGTCAGACTAAAGGTAAAGTCTCTCTTagtttctcttcctgtctgtctttttacCAAGCCTGCTaatttaattaatctaaaacatATACACCTCTGATTAATAAAACTTGGGAGATTTtgtgaaaacttttttcaaataaacttgaatgaaatacaattaaagGACAGGATATtagttcaaactgataaacttgattgtagttttttaaattttattaaatatatgtataaattttaatattttattgtgtcaGTATTTAACAAATCATAAGTATATTTACAGTTATCTATAGATTCTCACacaaactttcctttttttaaaacttttttcctcatgcataaaaacacagtgcttcaatgtaacattatatttaacagatgaaagaaagtttaaaaaataaatttaaaaatatatatagatagatagatagatttaaaaaaagctgaaaatttgatatttcaTCCCATACAcataattaatatttacataatttaagtTACCTCTTCCATTCTATATGTTCTCTACCATTTCTAACCACTTATTTACTTTGGGAGGTTTTGGAAGTTCCAATTTCTCGTTATGTGAGTGCTGTAAGCCtgagaatacaaaataaatactgtcCTTCTTTTTGTAGACTTTTAGGACATATTCCCAGCAATAAATTATGTTTCTCAAATATCCCCACTTTCCCAAATATCCTTTCTAGAAGACTTCAGATATTTGACCaatatgctttatttttctacatGTAAAGAAAACGTGAGTATGGTATGCTTTGCCTTCTCCGCATTCCTTCCAACAACTGGATGTTTCCTGTGCATAGTTAGATATGATCAGTGGTGTTTTAAAATACCTTATATTTATCTTCCAAGCATTTTCCTGCCAAAGAGGTGAtttaacacaaagaaaaatatctctGAAACTCTCACTCCACTCATCTTctgataaaattattttcaattccCTCTCCCATTTATCTTTGATATGATAGGTTTCCTCATTACTGTTTTCCTGGAATAATTTATAGATTTGTTTTTGAGGCTATGActtaattgtgtttttactaTGAATTTCAAAAGGGGATGGGGGTCTCCAAGATTTCTAATTTTGAACTTTTCTCTCAGGTAGCTTCTCACTTGCAGATATCGATGGAAATGACTACTAGGAAGGCCAGATTTATTTGCTATATTTGAAAAGAGTCTTCTCCTTCATCATCGTAAAGTTGACAAAATCTTGTGAGCCCCTTACATTTCCATGTCTTAAAGACATTGTCAATACTGTTGGAAGTAAAGTCAGGGTCCTGGGCTATTTCTGTGAGGGAGATGATTTCTTGTTGTATGACTTAAGCTTCTTTACACATTCTTCTCCAGATTTTAAGTATGTTATGTGCTGAGTAATTGGATATTTTAGTCTGTGTTTTGTTATGGcttgagaaaaatattttattagatataaacTTGCTCTGAATTTGATGCTTGCAACATATTCCAAAGAAGTTGGAACAGGgtcatgtttaccactgtgtgacatcaccttttcttttgtttgatataCAATTTCAGTAACTCAATAGTCTGAATTCTCAGTTGTCATATTTTATCCTTCATCAtgcaacatgcattttcaatgGGACAAAGGTTTGGACTGCAGGAAGGGCGGTCTAGTAACTGCTCTCTTGGACAGTAAAGCCACACTCTTGTAATACAAGCAGAGTTTGGATTGCCATTGTCTAGCTAGAATAATCAGAATCATCTTTGAAAAGGACGttgtctggatggcagcatatgttgctccaaaacctgtatgaaCCTTCAGCAttcatggtgccttcacagatgtgcaagttGGCAATGCCATGGGCACTCACATCCCCCCATACCATACTGATAAGActctggatggtcctttttcTCTTCAGTACAAAGGACATAATGTCCTTGATTTCCccccaaaatttgaaatttggacttgtcagaccacagcacacttttccactttgtgtcagaTCATCTCAGATAAGCTCAGGCCCAGAGAAGTTGGTggtgtttctggatgttgttgatatatggTTTTCACTTCGCATGGTAGAGTCTTAACATGCATTTGCAGCAGCAAACCTGTATACAATCATGTCAGTTTTTAATACAGTGCGGCCTAAGAATTGCTTGAGAGTGTTTAGAATCTGGcctgctaacattagcttgcCTGGCTAATTATCTTATCAAAAGTAGTAACCTAGCATTATTTCCAAGGCAAGTAAGAAAGACACCTGTCCAGACTGGAACATTATCATGTGAGAGCCAAGATGCTAAATCAGCTTGTTTTGGCCTCTGTTACTTGTTAACTGATGCCTGCCTGATACCCACCTATCTTGCCTACCACCTAATTTAGACTCTTGCTTTTGTCTGCCCGTATGTCAGTCCATACCTTGAGTACAATAAACCACTGAATTCATCCTGCTGCCTTGACTGTTTGCATTGGGGTCCTTCTCTTGTTGTCACACTGCCTCATGTACACAACAgaatctgtttacaaactgatgccttgtttttaatgcatgtttatttgttttgcatagATTTGCTGGAACCACAACCTCACCCTCCAGAACTCATTGCAATTAACCGTTGCACACTCCAATCACACCTCCAGAACAGGTTTATGTGTGCACAAGAAGGGTGGACGGAAAGGATGGATAAAAAACTCCTAGATGACGTCTACGTAGAGCTCTACATCACCAGTGGGAGTTGTGTGAATATCAACAGGCAGCATGAGGTCAGGCAGATTGAGATGGCATCAAGAGAACTAAGGGAAATAGAGCAACCAGTCCATCCCAGTGATATCTTCACACACCCTTCTGGAAAAAACACACCTGTAAGAACAGTGCTGACGAGTGGGATCGCAGGAATTGGCAAAACGTTCCTTGTACACAAATTCATTCTGGATTGGGCTGAAGGAAGAGCCAATCAAGATGTGCATCTTGCATTCCCCTTCACCTTTCGCCAGCTGAATTTACTGAAGGGCAGAAGTTTTCGTTTCGCTGAGCTCATTCACAGATGTATCAGGGAAACCAAAGACATCAAAGAGGAGGATCTTAATGACATCTTCAAAAAACTACAGGCTTCGGGAAACACCAACTATGACAAGAGTAAATTCAAACTTCTTTTTGTGCTCGATGGGCTGGATGAAAGCCGCCTTCAACTTGACTTCACTCCTGACAATTATCCCACCATTGATTTGACACAGGCAGTTGGAATAGATGTCCTGTTGACTAGCCTCATCAAGGGGGATCTTCTGCCCTCTGCTCGCCTCTGGATAACCACACGACCAGCAGCGGCCAATCAGATCCCTCTTAACGTTGTTGACATTATGACAGAAGTCAGAGGGTTCACTGATGCACACAAGGAAGAGTACTTCAGGAAGAGATTCAGAGATAAGAGCCTTTGTGACAGAATCCTCTCTCATGTCAAGATATCCCAAAGCCTCCACATCATGTGCCACATCCCGGTCTTCTGCTGGATAACTGCTACAGTTCTGGAGGACGTGTTGACAACCAGTGACAAAGAAGAGCTGCCGAAAACCCTAACAGAGTTATACACAGAATTCTTGTTGTTTCAGATCAGACAGACAAAAGAGAAGTACGGCACAGAGAGGAGCATTCAGTACATTCAGTCACTTGCAAAACTTGCTTTTCACCAACTGAAAAAGGGGAACCTGATCTTCTATGAGAAAGATCTCAAAGAGAGTGGAATTGATTTCCACGAAGCCTCGGTGTACTCGGGTGTGTTCACGCAGATCTTTAAAAAGGAACACCGCTGGAAGAAGGACATGGATGAGGATAAAATGTTCAGCTTTGTCCATCTGAGTATTCAAGAGTTCTTGGCTGCTGTTTATGTGGTACAGTCActcattaacaaaaacaaaaatgtactgGCGCAACAACTCATGTTCCAAAGTGTTCAAACACTTTTCAAAAAAGCATCCATGGCAGAGGTCCAAAGAATGGCTATTGACAGGGCCTTAAAGAGTCCAGATGGACACCTGGATGTGTTCCTCCGCTTCCTCCTAGGTCTCTCCCTAGAGACCAGTCAGGATAGCTTACAAGGCCTGCTGAGACAGACGATTAGTACTTCAGAGGCCAATCAGGAAACAGCGCTGTACATCAAAAAAAAGATCCGTGAGAATCCTTCTCCAGAAAGATGCATCAACCTATTTCACTGTCTGAATGAGCTCAATGATCATTCCCTAGTGGATGAGATCCAGCAGTACTTGAGTTCAGGAAGCCTGTCCTCATTCAAactctctcctgctcagtggtCAGCTCTGGTCTTCATCTTACAGTCATCGGGAAAAGACCTGGATGTGTTTGACCTCAGGAAGTACTCTGCTTCAGAGAAAGGTCTCCTGAGGCTGCTGCCAGTGGTGAAGAACTCAGATGTCTTCATGTAGGTGTAAAGGCATAATATATAACTTTATGAAATGAGTTTCTGACAGAAGATGGTGATTTTACAAATTCATTTGATCTCTTTTTAAGCCTGTAATGTTTAAATACAATACTAATGGGCCATCACAATACTAATATCATCACAGATCACAGACAGCTCATAGAACTTTCTCAGAAAGGTGAgacatatttcattaaaaacgGCTCAGTTCCATCTGGTGTCTCAATAAGGGACTGTGTCCAccaaagcgtttttttttttgtgtacctCATGAAGGTACACAGACCAGAAGGTCAGTCCTCTATCCCTGCATGGCTTCAGCCTTCCCCTCATCCAAAATAAGTACTCTACTGTGTTTTGatcaaagaaaatataatataatctaTGTTTTCCTTGGTGCCGACATATTCATATATGCAGATATTCCGTACCATAGCAACCAGGCTCAGCCAAAGTGtctctgttgaaaaaatgctgtGCCTCAAATGCGCTCTTACATGCTGCCAGCTGAGCAtttcctttgctttctttgGTGGACACAGCCCCCAAGATATTCTCATGCAACCCTGCACCCTCATATGAGGACATTACATTATGCGATTGCTGTGCCTTAGTTAATAGCTTAACTTACATCTGTTGTTATTGCAGCCATCTCTGCCAGGTCAGTCTATAGAGTTCCCGACACAAAAGGTTACAAGGCACAAAACTTGATCAAATTGTAGAGTTGTTTCTTGGTGCTTGGCAACATTTGTAGCCTGATATGTCATATGAATTTGAACAATTCTGTCAATAGTAACGAGCTAAGATACTGTTAAATAGGAAGTACTCATTTGAGGACATGGGGACTTTATGATTGATATTGCAGCAATTCACACAGGCAAATTAGGTGCAGACTGTTTCTACAAATCAAGAGGACATTCCTAGCTTGGAATATGGAACACAGAAAATTCATATGAAGttacaaaataatcaaatcacAAGGCTTGTAGATgctgcattatttttaaatttgcttttgcACAGCCACAAGCAGGTATCAAAACGAACAGACTTAAGCAGTTTTAGAGTCTAACAGTAACCCAAAACCAATAGAAttacaaaacactgaacaaattGCTGTtctttgcaattttgttttttgcacaagTTGTAggcatcaaaataaagttttatacCTTATTTAACACTTGTGcctattgaaaataatttattttaaaatagacCTAATATCCCCAtatgaggacttttttttcaaaaactactGATTCCAAATAGCTgggagtaaaataaaaatgtgcccCAAACAAAAGCTCTGGTCTTAGTtagctatggaaaaaaaacagattttattttttagacgtaatttttaaaaatgacttatctACCTAccttaaatctaccttgtacctatGACTAAAAGCCAGTATGCACAATAGAACCttcatttacacctgtgctcTTCCTGCAATGATATGGTGAGATGTCTGCTGTGAAAGCAGgtctgttgtgttttagtgCTTATGTTAACTTTGTCATAATTCTTGTTTAGACTGAACGGCTGTAACCTGTCAGAGAGGAGCTGTGAAGCTCTGGCCTCACAGCTCAGCACCCAGTGCTCCAGTCTGAGAGAGCTGGACCTGAGTAACAACAACCTGCACGATTCAGGAGTGAAGCTACTCTCTGTGGGACTGCAGAGTCCACACTGCAGGCTGGAAACTCTCAGGTCAGCTCAGCTCAGTTTCCAGTTGTCAATACAATAACCATTTGCTATTTGTAATTCACTTTTACATGTTTCATCTTCATGATCTGCTTTAGTCTCTTTTGTAGCAATACCTTAAAGTGGGCATACACTGTACGATTTTAGAAACGTTGCTGTTGCTGTATTAATGTTGCTGAGTTAATTCCAACTCATACTAGTACATAATCTGTGATGTAAAGCCAAAACTCACAATTAATGTGCTCACACTATGCGGTCTCATTGTGAAGCAAGGCCTGAAAGTTCACACTGTATGTGTAAAAATGGCCCGTCGGTCCCTGTGACCCATCCTGGCTATTGACAATTGTCAATAAAGATTAGTTCAGCTCTTAGGCAGGTATTAGCAACAGGCAGAAGCATGATAATCTGTGCCAAAACCTCCAAGAAAAAGAGCCGCCGGCACATATGGACTTGCAGATGGCTTGCACAATGTGCACGTCTTGTCTATTTTACAGAAAGAACTGGAGGTAAGctatttttactgttgttaactTGACAGCTGATGCTTCTTGTTGTGCAGTTGCTACCAGCCATAAATGGTATGATTACTTGTTGCTAACATTAGTTTTATCAGGGAACATCCAGCATCGTGTTGCCATGGCGTTTTCAGATGCTCTGTTTGCCACTTGGcgcagtgagaaaaaaaggcattgacGTTGGGGGAAATGACTCGTGCCTCTGCTTCAGCTGTTCTGAGAGGCTGCATTGGCAAACCAAAATTTCTGATGTCAGAAATTTATCCTTACATCCAACGGCTGTTCCAGAGCAGATGATTGGTCCTCGCTCTCCccagtacactgcacagcaaacAACGCCCCACAAAGCTAAAATTTGTCCTGACTCTACAAATGAGGTTAAAAAATCGGGTCAAAGCAGGTTAAAATCATATAGTGTTTTACTACATCAAAGACAcataatgtatttgtgtgtttgctgttatGGAGGTAGAGTTTTAAAGATAAGTTTATTGTGAGCCAATTGAGTTTCTGATTCCTTTGCAGACTGAGCGGCTGCATACTGACCCCGAGAAGCTGTGAAACTCTGGCGTCA includes these proteins:
- the LOC121956339 gene encoding protein NLRC3-like isoform X2, whose product is MMAAVTQLLLDTLDDLGEDELKTFKWVLQHADILEDFPAIPKSRVEKADKLDTLDLIVQTYNDQSVEVTKKVLTKINRYDLVQSLSHISSGPKQILQDVGGISGSSEASYASPPPPPIHGSQTKDLLEPQPHPPELIAINRCTLQSHLQNRFMCAQEGWTERMDKKLLDDVYVELYITSGSCVNINRQHEVRQIEMASRELREIEQPVHPSDIFTHPSGKNTPVRTVLTSGIAGIGKTFLVHKFILDWAEGRANQDVHLAFPFTFRQLNLLKGRSFRFAELIHRCIRETKDIKEEDLNDIFKKLQASGNTNYDKSKFKLLFVLDGLDESRLQLDFTPDNYPTIDLTQAVGIDVLLTSLIKGDLLPSARLWITTRPAAANQIPLNVVDIMTEVRGFTDAHKEEYFRKRFRDKSLCDRILSHVKISQSLHIMCHIPVFCWITATVLEDVLTTSDKEELPKTLTELYTEFLLFQIRQTKEKYGTERSIQYIQSLAKLAFHQLKKGNLIFYEKDLKESGIDFHEASVYSGVFTQIFKKEHRWKKDMDEDKMFSFVHLSIQEFLAAVYVVQSLINKNKNVLAQQLMFQSVQTLFKKASMAEVQRMAIDRALKSPDGHLDVFLRFLLGLSLETSQDSLQGLLRQTISTSEANQETALYIKKKIRENPSPERCINLFHCLNELNDHSLVDEIQQYLSSGSLSSFKLSPAQWSALVFILQSSGKDLDVFDLRKYSASEKGLLRLLPVVKNSDVFILNGCNLSERSCEALASQLSTQCSSLRELDLSNNNLHDSGVKLLSVGLQSPHCRLETLSLDHIGMCWLKSGLRKYACQVTLDPNTANRYLSLSEENRTVTLVRAEQPHPHHPERFDHWKQVLCTNGLTGRCYWEVEKIGWVSIGVTYRGIGRKGKGADCCLGFSDTSWSMCCSRSPYSSLHNNRIAAICTTSRICDRVAVYLDWPAGTLSFYRVSSDTLIHLYTFHCTFTEPLYPAFGFEYVVRFNSRVIL
- the LOC121956339 gene encoding NACHT, LRR and PYD domains-containing protein 12-like isoform X1; the protein is MMAAVTQLLLDTLDDLGEDELKTFKWVLQHADILEDFPAIPKSRVEKADKLDTLDLIVQTYNDQSVEVTKKVLTKINRYDLVQSLSHISSGPKQILQDVGGISGSSEASYASPPPPPIHGSQTKDLLEPQPHPPELIAINRCTLQSHLQNRFMCAQEGWTERMDKKLLDDVYVELYITSGSCVNINRQHEVRQIEMASRELREIEQPVHPSDIFTHPSGKNTPVRTVLTSGIAGIGKTFLVHKFILDWAEGRANQDVHLAFPFTFRQLNLLKGRSFRFAELIHRCIRETKDIKEEDLNDIFKKLQASGNTNYDKSKFKLLFVLDGLDESRLQLDFTPDNYPTIDLTQAVGIDVLLTSLIKGDLLPSARLWITTRPAAANQIPLNVVDIMTEVRGFTDAHKEEYFRKRFRDKSLCDRILSHVKISQSLHIMCHIPVFCWITATVLEDVLTTSDKEELPKTLTELYTEFLLFQIRQTKEKYGTERSIQYIQSLAKLAFHQLKKGNLIFYEKDLKESGIDFHEASVYSGVFTQIFKKEHRWKKDMDEDKMFSFVHLSIQEFLAAVYVVQSLINKNKNVLAQQLMFQSVQTLFKKASMAEVQRMAIDRALKSPDGHLDVFLRFLLGLSLETSQDSLQGLLRQTISTSEANQETALYIKKKIRENPSPERCINLFHCLNELNDHSLVDEIQQYLSSGSLSSFKLSPAQWSALVFILQSSGKDLDVFDLRKYSASEKGLLRLLPVVKNSDVFILNGCNLSERSCEALASQLSTQCSSLRELDLSNNNLHDSGVKLLSVGLQSPHCRLETLRLSGCILTPRSCETLASVLSSQFSSLRKLDLSNNDLQDPGVELVCTGLKSPCCKLETIRLNLCNLSERSCEALASDLSCQSSSLRELDLSNNDLQDSGVKLLSTGLESPLCRLESLKLSGCLVTEEGCASLASALSSNPSHLRELDLSYNHPGDSGVKLLSAGLKDPQWRLETLSLDHIGMCWLKSGLRKYACQVTLDPNTANRYLSLSEENRTVTLVRAEQPHPHHPERFDHWKQVLCTNGLTGRCYWEVEKIGWVSIGVTYRGIGRKGKGADCCLGFSDTSWSMCCSRSPYSSLHNNRIAAICTTSRICDRVAVYLDWPAGTLSFYRVSSDTLIHLYTFHCTFTEPLYPAFGFEYVVRFNSRVIL